In the genome of Mauremys mutica isolate MM-2020 ecotype Southern chromosome 8, ASM2049712v1, whole genome shotgun sequence, one region contains:
- the BSND gene encoding barttin isoform X1, with the protein MAEDKTFRYGLIVLGFFLVMIGMFIMSVDKPQVYITFCTLGVLSIAVGITWSMCQCYPKITFVPMETESEKFLSHKPAVSIENEIPEKSCSQTPYTSPEDANAYEKSLPSYEQIQRKAKGSVECLGIQMAPLLGDCELKPRGCPHSFVQAKAEVHRISENNGETHRDPATQVVTAAISSPSERSRRAAPLASFPDDTDLPSSEGSTSGSLFLGGSTNSLRNPLPSQGHTQKPRAELPRYEDFALIDSPLAEGWRPSQEQTPALPQNYPSGAASARQFALVSGPGSKAAESGERQSVGEDDMYYGLKEGPENLLIADDFVFEPET; encoded by the exons ATGGCTGAGGATAAAACTTTCCGCTACGGACTCATAGTGCTGGGCTTCTTCCTGGTGATGATTGGGATGTTCATCATGAGCGTGGACAAGCCCCAGGTCTACATCACCTTTTGCACCCTGGGGGTTTTAAGCATAGCAGTGGGGATCACCTGGAGCATGTGTCAGTGCTACCCCAAG ataACGTTTGTCCCCATGGAGACGGAGTCCGAGAAGTTCCTGTCACACAAGCCTGCTGTTTCGATAGAAAATGAAATTCCGGAGAAGAGCTG ctcccagaCTCCCTACACTAGCCCAGAAGACGCTAATGCCTATGAGAAAAGCCTGCCATCTTATGAACAGATCCAGAGGAAAGCAAAGGGCTCTGTGGAATGTCTGGGGATTCAAATGGCCCCACTCCTAGGTGACTGTGAGCTCAAGCCAAGAGGATGTCCCCATTCCTTTGTACAGGCCAAGGCTGAGGTCCACAGGATCTCAgagaacaatggagaaacgcACAGAGATCCAGCAACCCAAGTGGTCACAGCAGCAATCAGCAG CCCATCAGAGAGGTCCCGCAGGGCAGCGCCGCTGGCTTCCTTCCCGGATGACACCGACCTTCCCTCTTCGGAGGGATCCACTTCCGGCAGTCTGTTTCTGGGGGGATCCACCAACTCACTGAGGAATCCACTCCCATCACAGGGGCACACCCAGAAGCCCAGGGCTGAGCTTCCTCGCTATGAAGATTTTGCCCTGATTGATTCACCGCTGGCGGAAGGGTGGCGTCCAAGCCAGGAGCAAACACCGGCCCTACCCCAGAACTACCCATCTGGGGCTGCCTCAGCAAGACAGTTTGCACTGGTCTCAGGTCCTGGTTCAAAGGCAGCAGAGtcaggagagagacagagtgtggGAGAGGACGACATGTATTATGGGTTAAAAGAGGGGCCGGAGAATTTACTGATAGCGGATGATTTTGTCTTTGAGCCGGAGACCTAA
- the BSND gene encoding barttin isoform X2: MRETLKDAAEITFVPMETESEKFLSHKPAVSIENEIPEKSCSQTPYTSPEDANAYEKSLPSYEQIQRKAKGSVECLGIQMAPLLGDCELKPRGCPHSFVQAKAEVHRISENNGETHRDPATQVVTAAISSPSERSRRAAPLASFPDDTDLPSSEGSTSGSLFLGGSTNSLRNPLPSQGHTQKPRAELPRYEDFALIDSPLAEGWRPSQEQTPALPQNYPSGAASARQFALVSGPGSKAAESGERQSVGEDDMYYGLKEGPENLLIADDFVFEPET, from the exons ataACGTTTGTCCCCATGGAGACGGAGTCCGAGAAGTTCCTGTCACACAAGCCTGCTGTTTCGATAGAAAATGAAATTCCGGAGAAGAGCTG ctcccagaCTCCCTACACTAGCCCAGAAGACGCTAATGCCTATGAGAAAAGCCTGCCATCTTATGAACAGATCCAGAGGAAAGCAAAGGGCTCTGTGGAATGTCTGGGGATTCAAATGGCCCCACTCCTAGGTGACTGTGAGCTCAAGCCAAGAGGATGTCCCCATTCCTTTGTACAGGCCAAGGCTGAGGTCCACAGGATCTCAgagaacaatggagaaacgcACAGAGATCCAGCAACCCAAGTGGTCACAGCAGCAATCAGCAG CCCATCAGAGAGGTCCCGCAGGGCAGCGCCGCTGGCTTCCTTCCCGGATGACACCGACCTTCCCTCTTCGGAGGGATCCACTTCCGGCAGTCTGTTTCTGGGGGGATCCACCAACTCACTGAGGAATCCACTCCCATCACAGGGGCACACCCAGAAGCCCAGGGCTGAGCTTCCTCGCTATGAAGATTTTGCCCTGATTGATTCACCGCTGGCGGAAGGGTGGCGTCCAAGCCAGGAGCAAACACCGGCCCTACCCCAGAACTACCCATCTGGGGCTGCCTCAGCAAGACAGTTTGCACTGGTCTCAGGTCCTGGTTCAAAGGCAGCAGAGtcaggagagagacagagtgtggGAGAGGACGACATGTATTATGGGTTAAAAGAGGGGCCGGAGAATTTACTGATAGCGGATGATTTTGTCTTTGAGCCGGAGACCTAA